Proteins from a single region of Nomia melanderi isolate GNS246 chromosome 9, iyNomMela1, whole genome shotgun sequence:
- the Sap-r gene encoding prosaposin isoform X3 — protein sequence MKVPEDNDSVCNVCKDMVQQARDQLESNQTQQDLKAVFEGSCKLIHLKPIVKECVSIVDQFIPELVETLASQMNPSVVCSVAGLCNSAHIDKLLEKYEQPTSKVADMRSHSLEKDEFEPDECTKCYTVAAHMEHKLRSTPRDQMLKQLLNVCADFSTFSDACSAIIVSYFDTIHDHLRGNFNPQNICHLSGQCNARFHKHDESDVSPKVEIRPLSSVGMVDVSDDLPCKLCEQLVGHLKDLLVANTTEAEFHQVLDGLCKQTKSFADECTSIVDEYYPQIYEYLTKGLNSNAICQMTSLCPAPGRSVQSEPIWPLLPHNVNVARLLQNSNDNVNTKKFEELSASEKQLPIERMMPFPFAQAPVEDSKSCALCGYVLHQIQESLTNPVTEDKVKDVVESVCKRFPDAINRECQEFIETYGDAIVAILVQEIDPSTVCPMLHLCPSPSFMALWRSIPGKYVVEEKTRKPSCPMCLLAISEVYNVIKDNKTEAHIKDALEKACSHLLPSLSSECQDLVDGYSKELIEMLLADLTPQEVCVYIKLCDPPSRSEVKEMFVTDKNGEILTNEIPDIVSPNANIWTENKNKVTSESLRTNIAAFSFNNGHLGERQKRSIHARATPSCTTCKLIIRAVDKKVGSDKTKSNIENAMVSACNHVKAVSHECQQLADKHGDYIINAFVTHARSNTICSALNLCESADEDAMTGNELESKEQQRERISISGLFKLCPHLIDYIAHRVGADKSKPHIEHLMHEGCDHLPHALSGRCGNFITKHGDQIIHAVAEGSEDAVCAAIEERSSLSVVPATQEDEEFRGIQEDSARGARSVVGCLACEALVDLLEHEIGTDRSRDRIKNALNGACGRIGRFSGDCESLVQNHADELIDAISNGGHAKDVCKFAKACRRSARNADLQGNELESKEQQRERISISGLFKLCPHLIDYIAHRVGADKSKPHIEHLMHEGCDHLPHALSGRCGNFITKHGDQIIHAVAEGSEDAVCAAIEERSSLSVVPATQEDEEFRGIQEDSARGARSVVGCLACEALVDLLEHEIGTDRSRDRIKNALNGACGRIGRFSGDCESLVQNHADELIDAISNGGHAKDVCKFAKACRRSARNADLQGNELESKEQQRERISISGLFKLCPHLIDYIAHRVGADKSKPHIEHLMHEGCDHLPHALSGRCGNFITKHGDQIIHAVAEGSEDAVCAAIEERSSLSVVPATQEDEEFRGIQEDSARGARSVVGCLACEALVDLLEHEIGTDRSRDRIKNALNGACGRIGRFSGDCESLVQNHADELIDAISNGGHAKDVCKFAKACRRSARNADLQGNELESKEQQRERISISGLFKLCPHLIDYIAHRVGADKSKPHIEHLMHEGCDHLPHALSGRCGNFITKHGDQIIHAVAEGSEDAVCAAIEERSSLSVVPATQEDEEFRGIQEDSARGARSVVGCLACEALVDLLEHEIGTDRSRDRIKNALNGACGRIGRFSGDCESLVQNHADELIDAISNGGHAKDVCKFAKACRRSARNADLQGNELESKEQQRERISISGLFKLCPHLIDYIAHRVGADKSKPHIEHLMHEGCDHLPHALSGRCGNFITKHGDQIIHAVAEGSEDAVCAAIEERSSLSVVPATQEDEEFRGIQEDSARGARSVVGCLACEALVDLLEHEIGTDRSRDRIKNALNGACGRIGRFSGDCESLVQNHADELIDAISNGGHAKDVCKFAKACRRSARNADLQGNELESKEQQRERISISGLFKLCPHLIDYIAHRVGADKSKPHIEHLMHEGCDHLPHALSGRCGNFITKHGDQIIHAVAEGSEDAVCAAIEERSSLSVVPATQEDEEFRGIQEDSARGARSVVGCLACEALVDLLEHEIGTDRSRDRIKNALNGACGRIGRFSGDCESLVQNHADELIDAISNGGHAKDVCKFAKACRRSARNADLQGNELESKEQQRERISISGLFKLCPHLIDYIAHRVGADKSKPHIEHLMHEGCDHLPHALSGRCDNFITKHGDQIIHAVAEGSEDAVCAAIEERSSLSVVPATQEDEEFRGIQEDSARGARSVVGCLACEALVDLLEHEIGTDRSRDRIKNALNGACGRIGRFSGDCESLVQNHADELIDAISNGGHAKDVCKFAKACRRSARNADLQGNELESKEQQRERISISGLFKLCPHLIDYIAHRVGADKSKPHIEHLMHEGCDHLPHALSGRCGNFITKHGDQIIHAVAEGSEDAVCAAIEERSSLSVVPATQEDEEFRGIQEDSARGARSVVGCLACEALVDLLEHEIGTDRSRDRIKNALNGACGRIGRFSGDCESLVQNHADDLIDAISNGGHAKDVCKFAKACRRSARNADLQGNELESKEQQRERISISGLFKLCPHLIDYIAHRVGADKSKPHIEHLMHEGCDHLPHALSGRCGNFITKHGDQIIHAVAEGSEDAVCAAIEERSSLSVVPATQEDEEFRGIQEDSARGARSVVGCLACEALVDLLEHEIGTDRSRDRIKNALNGACGRIGRFSGDCESLVQNHADELIDAISNGGHAKDVCKFAKACRRSARNADLQGNELESKEQQRERISISGLFKLCPHLIDYIAHRVGADKSKPHIEHLMHEGCDHLPHALSGRCGNFITKHGDQIIHAVAEGSEDAVCAAIEERSSLSVVPATQEDEEFRGIQEDSARGARSVVGCLACEALVDLLEHEIGTDRSRDRIKNALNGACGRIGRFSGDCESLVQNHADELIDAISNGGHAKDVCKFAKACRRSARNADLQGNELESKEQQRERISISGLFKLCPHLIDYIAHRVGADKSKPHIEHLMHEGCDHLPHALSGRCDNFITKHGDQIIHAVAEGSEDAVCAAIEERSSLSVVPATQEDEEFRGIQEDSARGARSVVGCLACEALVDLLEHEIGTDRSRDRIKNALNGACGRIGRFSGDCESLVQNHADDLIDAISNGGHAKDVCKFAKACRRSARNADLQGNELESKEQQRERISISGLFKLCPHLIDYIAHRVGADKSKPHIEHLMHEGCDHLPHALSGRCGNFITKHGDQIIHAVAEGSEDAVCAAIEERSSLSVVPATQEDEEFRGIQEDSARGARSVVGCLACEALVDLLEHEIGTDRSRDRIKNALNGACGRIGRFSGDCESLVQNHADELIDAISNGGHAKDVCKFAKACRRSARNADLQGNELESKEQQRERISISGLFKLCPHLIDYIAHRVGADKSKPHIEHLMHEGCDHLPHALSGRCGNFITKHGDQIIHAVAEGSEDAVCAAIEERSSLSVVPATQEDEEFRGIQEDSARGARSVVGCLACEALVDLLEHEIGTDRSRDRIKNALNGACGRIGRFSGDCESLVQNHADELIDAISNGGHAKDVCKFAKACRRSARNADLQGNELVSKELQRERLILGGLFDLCPPLIDYIARRVGADKSKPHIEHLMHEGCDHLPQVVSGRCDIFINKHGDQIISAVAEGSEYAVCAAIEEGIVLAVAPKRSNRQSLRQNAVLGKDKCTWGPAYWCSSDEHARECGAVQYCRKQSLRQSPALGKDKCTWGPAYWCSSDEHARECGTVEYCRRQSLRQSPVLGKDKCTWGPSYWCSSDEHARECGTVEYCRRQSLRQSPVLGKDKCTWGPSYWCSSDEHARECGLVEYCKGEALGKNKCTWGPSYWCSSDENARLCGTVEYCRKQSLRQSTALGKDKCTWGPSYWCSSDEHARNCGTVEYCKNEALGKNKCTWGPSYWCSSDENAQQCGTVEYCQKQELGRDKCTWGPSYWCASDENARQCGVVGYCKQ from the exons GTCAATGCAATGCAAGATTTCACAAACATGATGAATCTGATGTG AGTCCTAAAGTTGAAATTAGGCCACTCTCAAGCGTCGGTATGGTTGATGTTAGCGATGATTTACCATGTAAATTGTGTGAGCAACTCGTGGGACATTTAAAAGATCTTCTGGTAGCTAATACCACAGAAGCAGAATTTCATCAAGTCTTAGACGGATTATGTAAACAAACCAAATCATTTGCAGATGAG TGTACTTCCATTGTTGATGAATATTATCCACAAATTTATGAGTATCTTACAAAAGGATTGAATAGTAATGCTATATGTCAAATGACTAGTTTATGTCCTGCTCCAGGAAGATCCGTACAG TCTGAACCAATTTGGCCTCTGTTGCCTCACAATGTAAATGTGGCACGCCTTCTCCAAAACTCAAATGACAATGTGAACACTAAGAAATTTGAGGAACTAAGTGCATCAGAAAAACAGTTACCTATTGAAAGAATGATGCCTTTTCCTTTCGCACAAGCTCCAGTAGAAGACTCAAAATCGTGTGCCCTTTGCGGGTATGTGTTACATCAAATTCAAGAATCTTTGACAAATCCTGTTACAGAg GATAAGGTGAAAGATGTGGTAGAAAGTGTATGTAAGCGTTTTCCTGATGCTATAAATCGCGAATGTCAAGAATTTATAGAAACTTACGGAGATGCTATTGTTGCTATATTAGTTCAAGAAATTGATCCTTCTACt GTGTGTCCAATGTTACATTTATGTCCCTCGCCAAGCTTTATGGCATTATGGCGAAGTATTCCTGGAAAATATGTTGTGGAAGAAAAGACGCGCAAACCTAGTTGTCCAATGTGTTTGCTCGCCATATCCGAAGTTTATAATGTcattaaagataataaaaccgAG GCTCACATAAAGGATGCGTTAGAAAAGGCCTGTAGTCATTTACTTCCAAGTCTGTCCTCAGAATGTCAAGATTTGGTAGATGGATACAGCAAAGAGCTTATAGAAATGTTACTTGCAGACTTGACACCCCAAGAAGTGTGTgtttatattaaactttgtgaTCCACCTAGCAGATCGGAAGTGAAGGAAATGTTTGTTACCGATAAAAATGGCGAAATCC taACTAATGAGATACCAGACATAGTATCACCGAATGCTAACATATGGACGGAGAATAAGAACAAAGTCACTTCCGAATCAT TACGTACGAATATAGCAGCATTTTCATTCAACAACGGACACCTGGGGGAAAGGCAAAAGAGAAGTATCCATGCACGAGCGACACCTTCGTGTACTACCTGCAAACTAATTATCAGAGCTGTCGATAAGAAAGTTGGAAGTGataaaacaaaatcaaatataGAAAACGCTATGGTTTCTGCATGCAACCACGTTAAGGCTGTTTCACATGAATGTCAGCAGCTGGCGGATAAGCACGGAGACTATATAATTAATGCTTTCGTTACGCATGCTCGCTCCAACACTATTTGCAGTGCACTCAACCTTTGCGAATCAGCTGATGAAGATGCTATGACAG GCAACGAACTGGAGTCGAAGGAACAACAGCGAGAGCGGATCAGCATAAGCGGACTCTTCAAATTGTGCCCCCATCTCATCGATTACATTGCCCATCGGGTTGGTGCAGACAAGTCGAAACCTCACATTGAGCATCTGATGCACGAAGGGTGCGACCATCTTCCACACGCTTTGTCCGGCAGGTGCGGTAACTTCATTACCAAACATGGTGATCAAATAATCCATGCGGTTGCGGAGGGTTCCGAGGATGCAGTTTGCGCTGCTATCGAGGAGAGAAGCTCTCTGTCTGTGGTGCCAGCGACTCAGGAAG ATGAGGAATTCCGAGGTATCCAGGAGGATTCCGCTCGTGGAGCGCGAAGTGTTGTGGGATGCTTGGCCTGCGAAGCACTTGTCGATCTTTTGGAACACGAAATAGGCACCGACAGATCCAGAGACCGCATCAAGAACGCCCTGAACGGTGCATGCGGTCGCATTGGACGCTTCTCCGGAGACTGTGAGAGCTTGGTTCAAAACCATGCCGATGAACTGATTGACGCAATTTCCAATGGAGGTCACGCTAAGGATGTATGCAAATTCGCAAAAGCTTGCAGACGATCCGCGAGGAACGCAGATTTGCAAG GCAACGAACTGGAGTCGAAGGAACAACAGCGAGAGCGGATCAGCATAAGCGGACTCTTCAAATTGTGCCCCCATCTCATCGATTACATTGCCCATCGGGTTGGTGCAGACAAGTCGAAACCTCACATTGAGCATCTGATGCACGAAGGGTGCGACCATCTTCCACACGCTTTGTCCGGCAGGTGCGGTAACTTCATTACCAAACATGGTGATCAAATAATCCATGCGGTTGCGGAGGGTTCCGAGGATGCAGTTTGCGCTGCTATCGAGGAGAGAAGCTCTCTGTCTGTGGTGCCAGCGACTCAGGAAG ATGAGGAATTCCGAGGTATCCAGGAGGATTCCGCTCGTGGAGCGCGAAGTGTTGTGGGATGCTTGGCCTGCGAAGCACTTGTCGATCTTTTGGAACACGAAATAGGCACCGACAGATCCAGAGACCGCATCAAGAACGCCCTGAACGGTGCATGCGGTCGCATTGGACGCTTCTCCGGAGACTGTGAGAGCTTGGTTCAAAACCATGCCGATGAACTGATTGACGCAATTTCCAATGGAGGTCACGCTAAGGATGTATGCAAATTCGCAAAAGCTTGCAGACGATCCGCGAGGAACGCAGATTTGCAAG GCAACGAACTGGAGTCGAAGGAACAACAGCGAGAGCGGATCAGCATAAGCGGACTCTTCAAATTGTGCCCCCATCTCATCGATTACATTGCCCATCGGGTTGGTGCAGACAAGTCGAAACCTCACATTGAGCATCTGATGCACGAAGGGTGCGACCATCTTCCACACGCTTTGTCCGGCAGGTGCGGTAACTTCATTACCAAACATGGTGATCAAATAATCCATGCGGTTGCGGAGGGTTCCGAGGATGCAGTTTGCGCTGCTATCGAGGAGAGAAGCTCTCTGTCTGTGGTGCCAGCGACTCAGGAAG ATGAGGAATTCCGAGGTATCCAGGAGGATTCCGCTCGTGGAGCGCGAAGTGTTGTGGGATGCTTGGCCTGCGAAGCACTTGTCGATCTTTTGGAACACGAAATAGGCACCGACAGATCCAGAGACCGCATCAAGAACGCCCTGAACGGTGCATGCGGTCGCATTGGACGCTTCTCCGGAGACTGTGAGAGCTTGGTTCAAAACCATGCCGATGAACTGATTGACGCAATTTCCAATGGAGGTCACGCTAAGGATGTATGCAAATTCGCAAAAGCTTGCAGACGATCCGCGAGGAACGCAGATTTGCAAG GCAACGAACTGGAGTCGAAGGAACAACAGCGAGAGCGGATCAGCATAAGCGGACTCTTCAAATTGTGCCCCCATCTCATCGATTACATTGCCCATCGGGTTGGTGCAGACAAGTCGAAACCTCACATTGAGCATCTGATGCACGAAGGGTGCGACCATCTTCCACACGCTTTGTCCGGCAGGTGCGGTAACTTCATTACCAAACATGGTGATCAAATAATCCATGCGGTTGCGGAGGGTTCCGAGGATGCAGTTTGCGCTGCTATCGAGGAGAGAAGCTCTCTGTCTGTGGTGCCAGCGACTCAGGAAG ATGAGGAATTCCGAGGTATCCAGGAGGATTCCGCTCGTGGAGCGCGAAGTGTTGTGGGATGCTTGGCCTGCGAAGCACTTGTCGATCTTTTGGAACACGAAATAGGCACCGACAGATCCAGAGACCGCATCAAGAACGCCCTGAACGGTGCATGCGGTCGCATTGGACGCTTCTCCGGAGACTGTGAGAGCTTGGTCCAAAACCATGCCGATGAACTGATTGACGCAATTTCCAATGGAGGTCACGCTAAGGATGTATGCAAATTCGCAAAAGCTTGCAGACGATCCGCGAGGAACGCAGATTTGCAAG GCAACGAACTGGAGTCGAAGGAACAACAGCGAGAGCGGATCAGCATAAGCGGACTCTTCAAATTGTGCCCCCATCTCATCGATTACATTGCCCATCGGGTTGGTGCAGACAAGTCGAAACCTCACATTGAGCATCTGATGCACGAAGGGTGCGACCATCTTCCACACGCTTTGTCCGGCAGGTGCGGTAACTTCATTACCAAACATGGTGATCAAATAATCCATGCGGTTGCGGAGGGTTCCGAGGATGCAGTTTGCGCTGCTATCGAGGAGAGAAGCTCTCTGTCTGTGGTGCCAGCGACTCAGGAAG ATGAGGAATTCCGAGGTATCCAGGAGGATTCCGCTCGTGGAGCGCGAAGTGTTGTGGGATGCTTGGCCTGCGAAGCACTTGTCGATCTTTTGGAACACGAAATAGGCACCGACAGATCCAGAGACCGCATCAAGAACGCCCTGAACGGTGCATGCGGTCGCATTGGACGCTTCTCCGGAGACTGTGAGAGCTTGGTTCAAAACCATGCCGATGAACTGATTGACGCAATTTCCAATGGAGGTCACGCTAAGGATGTATGCAAATTCGCAAAAGCTTGCAGACGATCCGCGAGGAACGCAGATTTGCAAG GCAACGAACTGGAGTCGAAGGAACAACAGCGAGAGCGGATCAGCATAAGCGGACTCTTCAAATTGTGCCCCCATCTCATCGATTACATTGCCCATCGGGTTGGTGCAGACAAGTCGAAACCTCACATTGAGCATCTGATGCACGAAGGGTGCGACCATCTTCCACACGCTTTGTCCGGCAGGTGCGGTAACTTCATTACCAAACATGGTGATCAAATAATCCATGCGGTTGCGGAGGGTTCCGAGGATGCAGTTTGCGCTGCTATCGAGGAGAGAAGCTCTCTGTCTGTGGTGCCAGCGACTCAGGAAG ATGAGGAATTCCGAGGTATCCAGGAGGATTCCGCTCGTGGAGCGCGAAGTGTTGTGGGATGCTTGGCCTGCGAAGCACTTGTCGATCTTTTGGAACACGAAATAGGCACCGACAGATCCAGAGACCGCATCAAGAACGCCCTGAACGGTGCATGCGGTCGCATTGGACGCTTCTCCGGAGACTGTGAGAGCTTGGTCCAAAACCATGCCGATGAACTGATTGACGCAATTTCCAATGGAGGTCACGCTAAGGATGTATGCAAATTCGCAAAAGCTTGCAGACGATCCGCGAGGAACGCAGATTTGCAAG GCAACGAACTGGAGTCGAAGGAACAACAGCGAGAGCGGATCAGCATAAGCGGACTCTTCAAATTGTGCCCCCATCTCATCGATTACATTGCCCATCGGGTTGGTGCAGACAAGTCGAAACCTCACATTGAGCATCTGATGCACGAAGGGTGCGACCATCTTCCACACGCTTTGTCCGGCAGGTGCGATAACTTCATTACCAAACATGGTGATCAAATAATCCATGCGGTTGCGGAGGGTTCCGAGGATGCAGTTTGCGCTGCTATCGAGGAGAGAAGCTCTCTGTCTGTGGTGCCAGCGACTCAGGAAG ATGAGGAATTCCGAGGTATCCAGGAGGATTCCGCTCGTGGAGCGCGAAGTGTTGTGGGTTGCTTGGCCTGCGAAGCACTTGTCGATCTTTTGGAACACGAAATAGGCACCGACAGATCCAGAGACCGCATCAAGAACGCCCTGAACGGTGCATGCGGTCGCATTGGACGCTTCTCCGGAGACTGTGAGAGCTTGGTCCAAAACCATGCCGATGAACTGATTGACGCAATTTCCAATGGAGGTCACGCTAAGGATGTATGCAAATTCGCAAAAGCTTGCAGACGATCCGCGAGGAACGCAGATTTGCAAG GCAACGAACTGGAGTCGAAGGAACAACAGCGAGAGCGGATCAGCATAAGCGGACTCTTCAAATTGTGCCCCCATCTCATCGATTACATTGCCCATCGGGTTGGTGCAGACAAGTCGAAACCTCACATTGAGCATCTGATGCACGAAGGGTGCGACCATCTTCCACACGCTTTGTCCGGCAGGTGCGGTAACTTCATTACCAAACATGGTGATCAAATAATCCATGCGGTTGCGGAGGGTTCCGAGGATGCAGTTTGCGCTGCTATCGAGGAGAGAAGCTCTCTGTCTGTGGTGCCAGCGACTCAGGAAG ATGAGGAATTCCGAGGTATCCAGGAGGATTCCGCTCGTGGAGCGCGAAGTGTTGTGGGATGCTTGGCCTGCGAAGCACTTGTCGATCTTTTGGAACACGAAATAGGCACCGACAGATCCAGAGACCGCATCAAGAACGCCCTGAACGGTGCATGCGGTCGCATTGGACGCTTCTCCGGAGACTGTGAGAGCTTGGTCCAAAACCATGCCGATGATCTGATTGACGCAATTTCCAATGGAGGTCACGCTAAGGATGTATGCAAATTCGCAAAAGCTTGCAGACGATCCGCGAGGAACGCAGATTTGCAAG GCAACGAACTGGAGTCGAAGGAACAACAGCGAGAGCGGATCAGCATAAGCGGACTCTTCAAATTGTGCCCCCATCTCATCGATTACATTGCCCATCGGGTTGGTGCAGACAAGTCGAAACCTCACATTGAGCATCTGATGCACGAAGGGTGCGACCATCTTCCACACGCTTTGTCCGGCAGGTGCGGTAACTTCATTACCAAACATGGTGATCAAATAATCCATGCGGTTGCGGAGGGTTCCGAGGATGCAGTTTGCGCTGCTATCGAGGAGAGAAGCTCTCTGTCTGTGGTGCCAGCGACTCAGGAAG ATGAGGAATTCCGAGGTATCCAGGAGGATTCCGCTCGTGGAGCGCGAAGTGTTGTGGGATGCTTGGCCTGCGAAGCACTTGTCGATCTTTTGGAACACGAAATAGGCACCGACAGATCCAGAGACCGCATCAAGAACGCCCTGAACGGTGCATGCGGTCGCATTGGACGCTTCTCCGGAGACTGTGAGAGCTTGGTTCAAAACCATGCCGATGAACTGATTGACGCAATTTCCAATGGAGGTCACGCTAAGGATGTATGCAAATTCGCAAAAGCTTGCAGACGATCCGCGAGGAACGCAGATTTGCAAG GCAACGAACTGGAGTCGAAGGAACAACAGCGAGAGCGGATCAGCATAAGCGGACTCTTCAAATTGTGCCCCCATCTCATCGATTACATTGCCCATCGGGTTGGTGCAGACAAGTCGAAACCTCACATTGAGCATCTGATGCACGAAGGGTGCGACCATCTTCCACACGCTTTGTCCGGCAGGTGCGGTAACTTCATTACCAAACATGGTGATCAAATAATCCATGCGGTTGCGGAGGGTTCCGAGGATGCAGTTTGCGCTGCTATCGAGGAGAGAAGCTCTCTGTCTGTGGTGCCAGCGACTCAGGAAG ATGAGGAATTCCGAGGTATCCAGGAGGATTCCGCTCGTGGAGCGCGAAGTGTTGTGGGATGCTTGGCCTGCGAAGCACTTGTCGATCTTTTGGAACACGAAATAGGCACCGACAGATCCAGAGACCGCATCAAGAACGCCCTGAACGGTGCATGCGGTCGCATTGGACGCTTCTCCGGAGACTGTGAGAGCTTGGTTCAAAACCATGCCGATGAACTGATTGACGCAATTTCCAATGGAGGTCACGCTAAGGATGTATGCAAATTCGCAAAAGCTTGCAGACGATCCGCGAGGAACGCAGATTTGCAAG GCAACGAACTGGAGTCGAAGGAACAACAGCGAGAGCGGATCAGCATAAGCGGACTCTTCAAATTGTGCCCCCATCTCATCGATTACATTGCCCATCGGGTTGGTGCAGACAAGTCGAAACCTCACATTGAGCATCTGATGCACGAAGGGTGCGACCATCTTCCACACGCTTTGTCCGGCAGGTGCGATAACTTCATTACCAAACATGGTGATCAAATAATCCATGCGGTTGCGGAGGGTTCCGAGGATGCAGTTTGCGCTGCTATCGAGGAGAGAAGCTCTCTGTCTGTGGTGCCAGCGACTCAGGAAG ATGAGGAATTCCGAGGTATCCAGGAGGATTCCGCTCGTGGAGCGCGAAGTGTTGTGGGATGCTTGGCCTGCGAAGCACTTGTCGATCTTTTGGAACACGAAATAGGCACCGACAGATCCAGAGACCGCATCAAGAACGCCCTGAACGGTGCATGCGGTCGCATTGGACGCTTCTCCGGAGACTGTGAGAGCTTGGTCCAAAACCATGCCGATGATCTGATTGACGCAATTTCCAATGGAGGTCACGCTAAGGATGTATGCAAATTCGCAAAAGCTTGCAGACGATCCGCGAGGAACGCAGATTTGCAAG GCAACGAACTGGAGTCGAAGGAACAACAGCGAGAGCGGATCAGCATAAGCGGACTCTTCAAATTGTGCCCCCATCTCATCGATTACATTGCCCATCGGGTTGGTGCAGACAAGTCGAAACCTCACATTGAGCATCTGATGCACGAAGGGTGCGACCATCTTCCACACGCTTTGTCCGGCAGGTGCGGTAACTTCATTACCAAACATGGTGATCAAATAATCCATGCGGTTGCGGAGGGTTCCGAGGATGCAGTTTGCGCTGCTATCGAGGAGAGAAGCTCTCTGTCTGTGGTGCCAGCGACTCAGGAAG ATGAGGAATTCCGAGGTATCCAGGAGGATTCCGCTCGTGGAGCGCGAAGTGTTGTGGGATGCTTGGCCTGCGAAGCACTTGTCGATCTTTTGGAACACGAAATAGGCACCGACAGATCCAGAGACCGCATCAAGAACGCCCTGAACGGTGCATGCGGTCGCATTGGACGCTTCTCCGGAGACTGTGAGAGCTTGGTTCAAAACCATGCCGATGAACTGATTGACGCAATTTCCAATGGAGGTCACGCTAAGGATGTATGCAAATTCGCAAAAGCTTGCAGACGATCCGCGAGGAACGCAGATTTGCAAG GCAACGAACTGGAGTCGAAGGAACAACAGCGAGAGCGGATCAGCATAAGCGGACTCTTCAAATTGTGCCCCCATCTCATCGATTACATTGCCCATCGGGTTGGTGCAGACAAGTCGAAACCTCACATTGAGCATCTGATGCACGAAGGGTGCGACCATCTTCCACACGCTTTGTCCGGCAGGTGCGGTAACTTCATTACCAAACATGGTGATCAAATAATCCATGCGGTTGCGGAGGGTTCCGAGGATGCAGTTTGCGCTGCTATCGAGGAGAGAAGCTCTCTGTCTGTGGTGCCAGCGACTCAGGAAG ATGAGGAATTCCGAGGTATCCAGGAGGATTCCGCTCGTGGAGCGCGAAGTGTTGTGGGATGCTTGGCCTGCGAAGCACTTGTCGATCTTTTGGAACACGAAATAGGCACCGACAGATCCAGAGACCGCATCAAGAACGCCCTGAACGGTGCATGCGGTCGCATTGGACGCTTCTCCGGAGACTGTGAGAGCTTGGTCCAAAACCATGCCGATGAACTGATTGACGCAATTTCCAATGGAGGTCACGCTAAGGATGTATGCAAATTCGCAAAAGCTTGCAGACGATCCGCGAGGAACGCAGATTTGCAAG GCAACGAACTGGTGTCGAAGGAACTACAGCGAGAGCGGCTCATCCTTGGGGGTCTCTTCGATCTGTGCCCCCCTCTCATTGATTACATTGCCCGTCGGGTTGGTGCAGACAAGTCGAAACCTCACATTGAGCATCTGATGCACGAAGGGTGCGACCATCTTCCACAAGTTGTCTCCGGCAGATGTGATATCTTCATTAACAAACACGGTGATCAAATAATCAGTGCGGTTGCAGAAGGGTCCGAGTATGCTGTTTGCGCTGCTATTGAGGAGGGAATCGTTCTGGCTGTGGCGCCAAAAAGAAGCAACAGACAAAGTCTGAGGCAGAACGCTGTTTTGGGAAAGGATAAGTGTACATGGGGACCCGCGTACTGGTGCTCTAGTGATGAACATGCCCGCGAGTGTGGA GCTGTGCAATATTGCCGGAAACAAAGTTTGAGGCAGAGCCCTGCTTTGGGAAAGGATAAGTGTACATGGGGACCCGCGTACTGGTGCTCGAGTGATGAACATGCCCGCGAGTGTGGA ACTGTAGAATATTGCCGGAGACAAAGTTTGAGGCAGAGCCCTGTTTTGGGGAAAGATAAGTGTACATGGGGACCCTCGTATTGGTGCTCGAGTGATGAACATGCCCGCGAGTGTGGA ACTGTAGAATATTGCCGGAGACAAAGTTTGAGGCAGAGCCCTGTTTTGGGGAAAGATAAGTGTACATGGGGACCCTCGTATTGGTGCTCTAGTGATGAGCATGCCCGTGAGTGTGGA CTTGTTGAATATTGCAAAGGCGAAGCTCtaggaaaaaataaatgtacatgGGGACCCTCATACTGGTGTTCTAGTGACGAAAACGCTCGTCTGTGTGGA ACTGTAGAATATTGCCGGAAACAAAGTTTGAGGCAGAGTACTGCTTTGGGTAAAGATAAGTGTACTTGGGGGCCCTCGTATTGGTGCTCTAGTGATGAACATGCTCGTAATTGCGGG ACTGTTGAATATTGCAAAAACGAAGCTTTAGGGAAGAATAAGTGTACATGGGGACCCTCATACTGGTGTTCTAGTGATGAAAATGCTCAGCAGTGCGGT ACTGTTGAATATTGTCAGAAACAAGAATTGGGAAGAGACAAGTGTACATGGGGTCCTTCATATTGGTGTGCTAGTGATGAAAATGCTCGTCAGTGCGGA gtTGTTGGATATTGCAAGCAATAA